From the genome of Neomonachus schauinslandi chromosome 1, ASM220157v2, whole genome shotgun sequence:
TACTGTTACTTCCAATTGCAAGTCagtttttaaatgtcacttagaaactcctgaaagaaagaagaaaaaaagaaactcctggTAGATACTTTTTTAACTTATACTGCATTAAAAACTAGATTTTCACATTCCTTTCCTGAATGATCATGGtgggtgtttttttctctttcctgatacCACCTAATAGTTACTTGAGTGTGTTTCTTATCTCCCTTACCAATCTGAAAATCTGGAGCATGGACTTGTGCCTTAGCAATTCTGACCCCAACTCCCGCCCTACTACCTAGGACAAGCCCtgagtgatgaatgaatgagtgagtgggtgaatggatggatgaatgaagtgtatattatctccattttaaatctCAGTGGATATGACGTGTTGCCGGTAATAGCAACCATGGCCACTCTGTTACTCAGCACTAGCTGTAGGCAGGCAAAAGGGCACATTTTAATGGAACAATGGAGAATTTGAATCATCTGTCACAGATACTCTTACTGCCTTTATAAAAATCTGACCTAATTCCTTTTAAGTAGAAGAGGTTTCATGAAAGGGAACTTACTACAAAATCTAATTATAGACAGATCTAGACCTTTAAACTGATATTTAAAGCCAGTAATGGCAAAATCGTATTTCTTTTTTACCagagtcattctttttttaatgaggaaaatatctagtctttttcccatttctagTAAATTTAGTATTCCTGTTGTTACTTTTAAATATCAGAAGAATCTACATGAAAAGTGTGAAAATATATGCATTAATTATAATTGTtgacataataaattaaaagctAGTTAATTTTGTTCAACCATGTTTTATAAGTGCTGCTACTACTAAAACCTTCTGGTGCAGTATTTTTTGTGATCTACTGATCTTGATATTATTGTTGCCATCTCTATAGAAGAAAAACTGGATCATTCCATTCTATCTAGAGGTGCACTGTTTTGATACATGTGCTTGCTTATATACATCCCCTCGGAGGCTATCAGCAGtatccttttatttccttaaggaaattcagtatttaaaattctattatatCTTTATTAATTGAAGTGTCTTCAAAACAGCAAATAAATTAACTCATGACTAGATAATGTGAGTTTCAAAATCTTGCAGCTTATTCtatatacaaaattatgaaaagacatttttcaccTTATCTGAAAAGTAGGTATTGAACCCTGTTAGCCACAGCTCACACAGTCATTTTTCACTGAACAGATAAATGCTttgaaaatggcattttgaaaaatgttagcACTTTGATGCTGAGTTTGCTGAAACAATATAATTTGAGTTTTAGCAGAAGTTGCCTTGGGAGGTTCTTCATCTAATTCAAGTTACTGGAAGACCACAGTGGCAAGGTCAGAAACAGATAGTGAGTGGGGAGTAAGGGGGGGGCAGATAAGCTAGATGTGAGCCCCGTGAGAGTGATAGGTGACTACAAGCTGACTTCAAGAggcatttgaagaaagaaaacatactcGGTTTATTGAAAGGCATGTGACATGTATAGGCTAGAGAgtgatcctctttttttttttttttttccagtttcggCATATTaacaactttttttatttttgaattatcacAAACTTCAAtcagaatactttaaaaaatattattctgcatGCATTTAACAAATCTGACAAAGGACAAGTACACAGCTGACTTGCATTATACTATGAAGTTTTACCTGAACGGCTGGCCAATTAACACAGATTTAAAATCATTAAGTACAGGTAACAGTGAAAACTTCAATGCATTATTCTGCTGGCATCCTACCACTAGGCACACGTTCATGTAACACTGCTAGCAATTACCCTGGAGCACGGGCAGAATGCGGATGGAGGAAGCTCCCTACCAAGCAAGTTTAAGGGATTAAATGTCGTCGACGTCGTCCTTACTACTGAGGACAAAGCTGCTGCCTGTGGAGGGGGGCCCTTCGTCTTtcacattccccacccccctcactgtccctctctcGTCAGAGTCGTCAAACAGCTTCTCACTGGAATCCTTGTCGTCGAACAGCTTCCCGTTGGAATCATCCTCTTCGAACATCTTTTCGTCCACGTCTTCATCTTCCTTTACCTCtactccttcttcctcctctttgtcATCCGAGTCTTCGAGCATCTTCTCGTCAGCGTCTTCGAGCCCCTTTTCGTCTGCGTAGTCTTCGTCCTCTTTGTCGTCTGACTCATCATCAAACACCTTGTCGTATGtgtcttccccttcttccttgtcATCGGACTCTTCGTCAAACTCTCTCTCGGAGACTTCCTCCTCAAATGCTCTTTCGGAGCTGCTATCTCCAAATTCCGATTTGTCAGAGTCATTGTCTTCAAACTCCCTACCAAGAATGTTTTCACCAAACTCCCTGTCGGAGCCGTCCTCGTCAGAATCCTTCTCGAGGCcgttttcttcaaattctttctcgGAGCCATCTTCAAACTGCTTTTCAGAGCAGTCTTCTTCGGATTCCCTTTCCAAGTCGTCTTCATCAGACTCCTTTTGGAGGCTCTCGTCCTCCTCATGTTCCCTGCTGGGGCCATCTTGGTCAGATTCCTTTTCAAGGCCATTCTCTTCATAATCATTTTTGAGCCTCTTCTTTTTGGATTCCCATTCGGGGCCATTCTCTTTAGACTCTGTTTTAGGACTACCCTCTTCGAACTCTTTCTCAGGACTGCCTTCTCCGGACTCTCTCTCAGGGTAGTCTTCTTCACGCTCTCTTTTGGGGCAGCCTTCCTCAGACTCTGTTTTGAGGCAGCCTTCTTCAGATTCTTTCTGGGGGTAGCCTTCTTCAGGCTCTTTCTCGGGGCCACTCTCTTTGGCATTTTTTTCAGAAGCATCTCCTTCAAATTCTCCCCCATCTTCagttttttcaaacttcttttcaTCGATAGGTTCTTCGAACGCCATTTCATTTGTGGCTTCTTGTGCATTCATTTTAGATGTGCTAGGGTGCTCTGAAAAATGCCTTACTCTAGAAGGCCCTGCCCTTTCCAAAGCACAAACGGAATTCGAACGCCGGAGGCCTCTGTTGGCCTCGGGAGCATTGAGGAAAGCCTCCCATCCTCTcagcctttcctccctttctcttgtGGTCTCTTCCACCTGATAATCTGTAGTTCCATCCCACGCCTGGGCAGTGATTTGACGGCCACCAAACCACCTTCCATCGAGAGTCTGAATACAATAATCAGCTTCCTCTGGATCCCTGAAGGACACAGAAGCCACACCATCTGGGTGTCTGTCAAAGAGAAGGAGCTTCCTAATTTGTCCAAACTTTGAACACTCTACTCGAAGGTCTTCTCTGATTTCATTCAGCACCAATGGGTCATCCTCAAAATCCATCGGATGGAACATATTTTTGATGATGACAACTCGCTCGTGGCGCATTCGGGGTGGGTTGGCTCGTCTCTCAGGTCTCCAGTCCAACTGCTTCTGTTGCAGAGACAGCTTTTTCTTGTAGTCTTtgcacttcttcttcttctttgaggCATCATATTCCCCCTTCAGTTGAAACTTTGCCAGTTCAACATGTAATTTGTAGCCTCTAATTTCATCTTCATCCAAGAGTTTTAACGCGAGATCCACAGATTCCCTCTTCAAATAACAGCAAAGACCATCTCCTTTAAGATTTCCTTGATTATCTTTGTAAAGTTTGACTTTAAATTCTTCCGTTTGAGGATCTCTCATAATAATGCCAAACTTGGACATGAGCTGTATAAATTCATCCACTGTAATGTCTGGAGGCAAACCAGACACatatacatttgtatttctgtcttcttcaacgTGAAACCATCCTGATTcggcctttctcttttctcccctctttttGGGATCACTGGGTTCAGGGGTTTTTCTTTGTGGAGGTTCTTCTGCAGTCCTAGCACTGACTTCTTGTACATTTGCAGTAGAGCTAGATGCCCCGTCATTAGAAAAGCCGTAATTGGCCTGATATGTAGCAATGAAATCTTCAGTGATCTTGGGGAACCACGCCTTCTTTTCCAGGTCCCACTCATACTGGGTGTCAGCCGGCTGCTGCCCGAAAGAATCGGGTTCTCCACTGGGATCCTTCTGGGTGTCGCCGTCCTTGGCGTCGCCGTACAATTCTTGCTTTCGCAACTGCTCATCAAACTCGTCGTTCCCATCCAAGTTGTTGCCGCTCATGTTGCCGACTTAGGCAAGGGACAGGGTCCGCGCGAGCAAACAGGAGCAAAGAGGCCGAGATGCAGCCGGAAGCTGGCTTGCTCCACCGGGCCTCAGCGCCCCCGCTCTACCCAGGGCGTGGCGGGAGCGCGcacgcgccgccgccgccgccaccaacCAGGTTTGAGACGCCTGCAGCCCCCGCGGCTCCCGCGGCCCCCACGGCCCTCGCGGCAACGTCAGGAGATCACTGGAAAACTGAGAGCCGCTCAGGCTGACGCAGTCGCCATTGTCGGCACGTCGCGACCTAGAGAGTGATCCTCTTAATAGGAATAAGAAAATTCAGAAGGGGATGATGAGcatgattaaaaataatgcacttttttttttttttttttaaagtaagctccatgcccagcatggagcccagcacgggacttgaactcacaacgctgagattaagacctgagctgagatcaagagtcagatgcttaactgactgagcccccccaggcgccccaaagatatGCACACTTTTAAGGACATTGGGGATTTTAAGGAAGGAAAGCTAAGTGACTTAATTATTCTTTCCACCTTTATGAACCGGTCATGACTGTTACTCATGTTCATCACTGTCggatcaagaaggaaaaaatagaacgtggattaaaagaagagaatggatttgtgaaaaatcttaaatgtaaGAATCGTAAACTTGTTGATAGGGCCTATTGAGCAAGAGCATATAAAGTTTATccacagagattttcttttttttttgttttttacggAGATTTTCAAGAAGAGGAACAAGTCTGTAGGCAGACTCTGTTTCTGGAAGGTAGGGGGCTTGACCAGGTGATTAGTCAGTGTTCCATGATGTAACCGTGCATCGCCTTCTGCAGAACCATAAATAATTCTTTGGGAACTTAAAAGTTACTGATAAACCTGTACCTGTGATATCTGATAGCACAACCCATCTCAACTCTGGGCCCACTATTTCAAAGGATTATTAGTTGTGCTTCATTTCTGCAAGATACAACCACTTGGCCTTCCAGCTCTAAGAGACTCTAAACATACCTGTCAGCCTTTATAGGACTAAAGTGAGCCAACAAAGAGGCTAAACAAGGGACACCCACAAAATAacatacagaaagaaaatcaCCACCATTAATGAATATTGCAGCAAAATATACTCTATCCTCTTTTGGAGCCACAGTTTCATGAGTACATGAAATATGCAGTAGCATACTTTAATCAGTGGCAGATCGTAAAGGCCACAGCAACCATTTTTAGGGAGAAAACGTGAGGCCGAGAGGAGAAGTACAGCTCAGCAGTACAGAAATGTTCTAccag
Proteins encoded in this window:
- the LOC110582408 gene encoding HIV Tat-specific factor 1-like, whose protein sequence is MSGNNLDGNDEFDEQLRKQELYGDAKDGDTQKDPSGEPDSFGQQPADTQYEWDLEKKAWFPKITEDFIATYQANYGFSNDGASSSTANVQEVSARTAEEPPQRKTPEPSDPKKRGEKRKAESGWFHVEEDRNTNVYVSGLPPDITVDEFIQLMSKFGIIMRDPQTEEFKVKLYKDNQGNLKGDGLCCYLKRESVDLALKLLDEDEIRGYKLHVELAKFQLKGEYDASKKKKKCKDYKKKLSLQQKQLDWRPERRANPPRMRHERVVIIKNMFHPMDFEDDPLVLNEIREDLRVECSKFGQIRKLLLFDRHPDGVASVSFRDPEEADYCIQTLDGRWFGGRQITAQAWDGTTDYQVEETTREREERLRGWEAFLNAPEANRGLRRSNSVCALERAGPSRVRHFSEHPSTSKMNAQEATNEMAFEEPIDEKKFEKTEDGGEFEGDASEKNAKESGPEKEPEEGYPQKESEEGCLKTESEEGCSPEKEFEEGSPKTESKENGPEWESKKKRLKNDYEENGLEKESDQDGPSREHEEDESLQKESDEDDLERESEEDCSEKQFEDGSEKEFEENGLEKDSDEDGSDREFGENILGREFEDNDSDKSEFGDSSSERAFEEEVSEREFDEESDDKEEGEDTYDKVFDDESDDKEDEDYADEKGLEDADEKMLEDSDDKEEEEGVEVKEDEDVDEKMFEEDDSNGKLFDDKDSSEKLFDDSDERGTVRGVGNVKDEGPPSTGSSFVLSSKDDVDDI